TTTTGCTGGCCGCCACGCTTGGGGTTGCCAGAGGCTGGCAACTGATGATCTGGCTCAAAGTCCTCGATTTCCTCGCGGGGAATTGGCTTGCCAATTAAGCGCTCAATATCGCGAAGCTGCTTAATTTCATCGGCACTAACAAGGGACACGGCTTGCCCCTGGGCGCCCGCACGTCCTGTGCGACCGATACGGTGAACATAATCTTCAGGAACATTGGGCAAGTCGAAATTTACCACCTGGGGTAATTGATCGATATCAATACCCCGTGCAGCAATGTCTGTCGCAACGAGGATCTGCACCTTACCGGCTTTAAAATCTGCCAGAGCCCGGGTTCTGGCATTTTGGCTCTTATTACCGTGAATAGCCGCTGCCAGGATGCCATCTCCTTCCAGCTGTTTCACCAGCCGATTGGCCCCATGTTTGGTACGGCTAAATACCAGTGCCTGATGCCAGCCATTCTCTCGAATCAGGTGACTTAACAGTTTTGTTTTTCGAGCCTTATCCACAGGGTGGAGCTTCTGTCGTACTGTTTTGGTAGTGGAGTTTCGCGGGCTAACATCAATCTCCAGCGGGTCCTTTACCAGACCTTTGGCGAGCTGGCGAATCTCAGGAGAAAAGGTTGCCGAGAAGAGTAGATTCTGACGCTTGGCCGGTAAGATCTTCAGCACTCTCTTAATGTCATGGATAAAGCCCATATCCAACATGCGGTCTGCTTCATCCAAGACCAAGGCTTCCAAGCGATCAAAGCGGATTGCCCCTTGATTGTGCAGGTCCAATAGACGACCAGGGGTCGCTACTAGAATATCGGCACCGCCTCGCAGTCGGGAAATCTGGGGATTGATCTTCACGCCACCAA
The DNA window shown above is from Microbulbifer variabilis and carries:
- a CDS encoding DEAD/DEAH box helicase, with amino-acid sequence MLFEDLGLAQEIARAVAEQGYTEPTPIQAQAIPAVMKGSDIMAAAQTGTGKTAGFTLPLLHRLSQGERARKGQVRALVLTPTRELAAQVFDNVQSYSQYLPMRHAVVFGGVKINPQISRLRGGADILVATPGRLLDLHNQGAIRFDRLEALVLDEADRMLDMGFIHDIKRVLKILPAKRQNLLFSATFSPEIRQLAKGLVKDPLEIDVSPRNSTTKTVRQKLHPVDKARKTKLLSHLIRENGWHQALVFSRTKHGANRLVKQLEGDGILAAAIHGNKSQNARTRALADFKAGKVQILVATDIAARGIDIDQLPQVVNFDLPNVPEDYVHRIGRTGRAGAQGQAVSLVSADEIKQLRDIERLIGKPIPREEIEDFEPDHQLPASGNPKRGGQQKPGASKRPVGSRNNEGGRDARGNSDERRGNRGSGRGKSEGRGTGGRNSNATAGKGSNGNRSGGSGRARSAESGRSDGQKPQRAPRRRPSRGRSESA